In a genomic window of Nyctibius grandis isolate bNycGra1 chromosome 4, bNycGra1.pri, whole genome shotgun sequence:
- the KCNJ11 gene encoding ATP-sensitive inward rectifier potassium channel 11, which yields MLSRKGIIPEEYVLTRLAEDVPDHARYRARERRARFVGKNGACNVAHKNIREQGRFLQDVFTTLVDLKWPHTLLIFTMSFLCSWLLFGMVWWLIAFAHGDLDHSTRLQRDPGEGAAGAPAGFVPCVTSIHSFTSAFLFSIEVQVTIGFGGRMVTEECPAAILVLIVQNIVGLVINAIMLGCIFMKTSQAHRRAETLIFSKHAVIALREGKLCFMLRVGDLRKSMIISATIRMQVVKKTASLEGEVVPLNQIDIQMENPVGGNSIFLVSPLIIYHVIDKNSPLYDISPLNLHHHEDLEIIVILEGVVETTGITTQARTSYLADEILWGQRFVPIVAEEDGRYSVDYSKFGNTVKVPTPSCTARQLEEDKSIMDTMPLSPKGTIRKRSVKLKPKFTISDAPS from the coding sequence aTGCTGTCGAGGAAGGGGATCATTCCCGAGGAGTACGTGCTGACCCGGCTAGCGGAGGATGTGCCGGATCATGCCCGGTACCGCGCCCGGGAGAGGCGGGCGCGTTTCGTGGGCAAGAACGGTGCCTGCAACGTGGCCCATAAAAACATCCGGGAGCAGGGACGCTTCCTCCAGGACGTCTTCACCACCCTGGTGGACCTCAAGTGGCCCCACACGCTGCTCATCTTCACCATGTCCTTCCTCTGTAGCTGGCTTCTCTTCGGCATGGTCTGGTGGCTCATCGCCTTCGCCCATGGGGACCTGGACCACAGCACCCGGCTGCAGCGTGACCCCGGAGAGGGAGCGGCGGGGGCCCCGGCGGGCTTTGTGCCCTGTGTGACCAGCATCCACTCCTTCACCTCCgccttcctcttctccattgAGGTGCAGGTAACGATCGGCTTTGGTGGACGCATGGTGACAGAGGAGTGCCCGGCCGCCATCCTGGTGCTGATTGTGCAGAACATCGTGGGGCTGGTGATCAACGCCATTATGCTGGGCTGCATCTTCATGAAGACCTCCCAGGCCCACCGCCGGGCCGAGACCCTCATCTTCAGCAAGCATGCGGTCATCGCCCTGCGGGAGGGCAAGCTCTGCTTCATGCTGCGGGTGGGTGACCTCCGGAAGAGCATGATCATCAGCGCCACCATCCGCATGCAGGTGGTGAAGAAGACTGCCAGCCTGGAGGGGGAGGTGGTGCCCCTCAACCAGATTGACATCCAGATGGAGAACCCCGTGGGGGGCAATAGCATCTTCCTTGTCTCCCCACTCATCATCTACCACGTGATAGACAAGAACAGCCCTCTCTACGACATCTCCCCCCTGAACCTTCACCACCATGAGGACCTGGAGATCATTGTCATCTTGGAAGGTGTGGTGGAGACCACCGGCATCACCACTCAAGCCAGAACCTCCTACCTGGCAGATGAAATCCTCTGGGGCCAAAGGTTTGTGCCCATCGTGGCAGAGGAAGATGGGCGATACTCTGTGGACTACTCTAAATTTGGCAACACAGTGAAAGTGCCCACTCCTTCATGCACTgccaggcagctggaggaggacaAGAGCATTATGGACACCATGCCATTGTCCCCTAAAGGCACAATAAGGAAGAGGTCTGTAAAGCTAAAGCCCAAGTTTACCATAAGCGATGCACCTTCCTGA